One part of the Glycine max cultivar Williams 82 chromosome 14, Glycine_max_v4.0, whole genome shotgun sequence genome encodes these proteins:
- the LOC100305653 gene encoding stigma-specific stig1-like protein precursor, translating to MSLRAQSSALVTLVLVLLLIKIEGNPTPKEVHENGTDASSSSTSLMEKDENQIIGCRGRPLICSRGEFPPRSICCGDRCVDVTRDRENCGVCGVRCTFNRQCCNRLCLNTNVNIFNCGRCGRVCPLGRLCVFGLCAFEQAVPTPTPVSPLPPSPPVSPSPPVSVSPLFPPVPPAKSPQPLDYQPEMG from the coding sequence ATGAGTCTAAGAGCACAATCTTCAGCTCTTGTGACATTGGTGTTGGTGCTGTTGCTGATCAAAATAGAGGGAAATCCGACACCAAAAGAAGTCCATGAGAATGGCACTGATGCCTCATCTTCATCAACATCATTGATGGAGAAAGATGAGAACCAAATCATTGGATGCAGGGGAAGACCACTGATATGTAGCAGAGGAGAGTTTCCACCAAGGTCTATATGCTGTGGAGACCGTTGTGTGGATGTGACTAGAGACAGAGAGAATTGTGGGGTATGTGGGGTTAGGTGCACGTTTAATCGTCAATGCTGCAACCGTTTGTGCTTAAACACAAATGTGAACATTTTCAACTGTGGTAGGTGTGGAAGAGTATGCCCCCTTGGGAGGTTATGTGTATTTGGATTGTGTGCCTTTGAGCAAGCAGTGCCAACGCCAACGCCAGTGTCACCATTACCGCCATCAccgccggtgtcaccatcaccGCCAGTATCAGTATCACCATTGTTTCCTCCCGTGCCTCCAGCAAAGTCACCACAGCCACTGGATTACCAACCTGAAATGGGTTAA